In Picosynechococcus sp. PCC 7002, the following are encoded in one genomic region:
- a CDS encoding alpha-E domain-containing protein: MLSRVADSIYWLNRYVERAENVARFVEVNLTLLLDTTTTTNYWQALITTTGDSALFRESYGEATSENVLQFLTFDQNYPSSIVSCLKRARENAHAVRANISSEMWEQLNELYHTVQRAASQPMTLEERYQFYPAIRMGSHLFAGIMEATMSHNEGWHFGQLGRLLERADKTARILDVKYFILLPSLQDVGSPLDNLQWIALLKSASAYEMYRKRQHRITPENVAAFLILDAQFPRSICFSLLEAQKSLHCIAGTPVGSWSCCSERSLGRLCSALDYMTMDEIFDQGLHEFLDDLQSKLNRVGQDIYEDFIAVPLAV, encoded by the coding sequence ATGTTGAGTCGTGTTGCTGATTCTATTTATTGGCTCAATCGTTATGTCGAACGGGCCGAAAATGTCGCTCGCTTTGTGGAGGTCAATTTAACCCTCCTGCTAGATACGACAACCACCACCAACTATTGGCAAGCCCTGATCACCACCACAGGAGATTCTGCTCTATTCCGCGAGTCCTATGGCGAAGCCACCAGCGAAAATGTCCTGCAATTTTTAACCTTTGATCAGAACTACCCCAGTTCAATTGTGTCCTGTCTCAAACGGGCGCGGGAAAATGCCCATGCTGTCCGGGCCAATATTTCTTCTGAGATGTGGGAACAGCTCAACGAGCTTTATCACACAGTACAACGGGCCGCGAGTCAGCCCATGACCCTAGAAGAGCGTTATCAATTTTATCCTGCCATTCGCATGGGGAGTCATCTGTTCGCAGGCATTATGGAAGCGACAATGTCCCACAATGAAGGCTGGCACTTTGGCCAGTTGGGGCGTCTCCTCGAGCGGGCAGATAAAACAGCGCGAATCCTTGATGTGAAATACTTTATCCTCTTGCCTTCTTTGCAGGATGTAGGGAGTCCTTTAGATAATTTGCAGTGGATTGCCCTGCTCAAATCTGCCAGTGCCTACGAGATGTACCGCAAACGCCAACATCGAATTACCCCAGAGAATGTAGCCGCCTTTTTGATCTTGGATGCACAGTTTCCCCGGTCGATTTGTTTTTCGTTGCTCGAAGCCCAAAAATCTCTCCATTGCATTGCCGGGACTCCCGTTGGGAGTTGGAGTTGCTGTAGTGAGCGTTCCCTTGGTCGCCTCTGTTCTGCGTTGGACTACATGACGATGGATGAAATTTTTGACCAGGGCCTCCATGAATTCCTTGACGATCTTCAGAGTAAATTGAATCGCGTTGGTCAGGATATTTATGAAGATTTCATCGCTGTCCCCCTGGCGGTTTAG
- a CDS encoding zinc-ribbon domain-containing protein, with translation MNYVCYLGSGQRLDLTNQGSHTIITLSQSGPGQQQQSTNRYLTGTWTAQPTVMQAGGITVITVFSATKTTQIRVQGQMATLCEQPLNLQGAQSLPLEQTATESPEPMSPLEPLPPLKMGNMEMKMKPMEMRLGNMEMRINDLPQSVQQQPTSAANSAADNKPKRFCGQCGQAITAGDRFCTQCGQPLSS, from the coding sequence ATGAATTACGTCTGTTATCTTGGTTCTGGGCAACGGCTTGATTTGACGAACCAAGGCTCCCATACCATCATTACCCTTAGCCAAAGTGGCCCTGGACAACAGCAACAAAGCACAAACCGTTATTTAACGGGCACATGGACAGCACAGCCCACGGTAATGCAGGCTGGCGGGATCACGGTCATCACGGTTTTTAGCGCGACAAAAACAACGCAGATTAGAGTACAAGGCCAAATGGCTACCCTTTGTGAACAACCCCTCAATTTACAGGGTGCCCAATCGCTGCCTTTAGAACAAACAGCGACGGAATCTCCGGAGCCGATGTCACCTTTAGAACCCCTGCCCCCACTCAAAATGGGCAACATGGAAATGAAGATGAAACCGATGGAAATGCGCCTGGGCAATATGGAGATGCGGATCAATGATTTGCCTCAGTCTGTCCAGCAGCAACCGACATCAGCAGCAAATTCGGCAGCCGACAATAAACCAAAACGGTTTTGTGGCCAATGTGGTCAAGCAATTACGGCAGGCGATCGCTTTTGTACCCAGTGCGGTCAGCCTTTGTCGTCCTAG
- a CDS encoding proteasome-type protease has protein sequence MTYCLGILVRQGFILAADSRTNAGVDYVSSYQKLFDFSCPGERVLILCTSGNLSITQAITYQLEQEIRSGTPHNLHTIPSLYDAARYIGQKTRQLQQEDRPWLEKDHIDFQCNFLLAGQIAGAPPELFLIYSQGNCIRATPETPYLQIGETKYGKPILDRTLSYESSLDAIAKSALLSIDSTMRSNLSVGPPIDMISYAVNSLKIQHRLRLEARDPYLLKIRRYWENALKQASEAMPGVEWNRDLGQQDQDPASNGTDFL, from the coding sequence TTGACATATTGTTTAGGAATCTTAGTTCGCCAGGGTTTTATCCTCGCCGCCGATTCACGCACCAATGCGGGGGTTGATTACGTTTCATCCTATCAAAAGTTATTTGATTTTTCCTGTCCAGGGGAACGGGTGCTTATTCTCTGCACTTCGGGGAATTTATCCATTACCCAAGCCATCACCTATCAACTAGAACAAGAGATTCGCAGTGGTACGCCCCACAATCTCCATACAATCCCTAGTCTTTATGATGCTGCCCGCTACATTGGCCAAAAAACGCGCCAACTGCAACAGGAAGATCGGCCGTGGCTCGAGAAGGATCATATTGATTTTCAGTGTAATTTTCTCCTCGCCGGACAAATTGCCGGGGCACCGCCGGAGCTTTTTCTTATTTACAGCCAGGGGAATTGCATTCGTGCGACCCCAGAGACGCCTTATCTACAGATTGGCGAAACGAAGTATGGCAAACCGATTTTGGATCGCACCCTCTCCTATGAGTCTTCTTTAGATGCGATCGCCAAATCAGCCCTCCTCTCCATCGACTCCACAATGCGTTCTAACCTGTCTGTGGGGCCTCCCATCGATATGATTTCCTATGCGGTCAATAGCCTCAAAATCCAGCACCGTTTGCGGTTAGAAGCCCGCGACCCCTACTTACTCAAAATTCGTCGCTATTGGGAAAACGCCCTCAAACAAGCCTCCGAAGCAATGCCAGGGGTGGAATGGAACCGGGACTTAGGGCAGCAGGATCAAGATCCCGCAAGCAATGGCACAGATTTTCTTTAG
- a CDS encoding bestrophin family protein, which translates to MITSDKLDKPDWLSTIFQVKGAVLSMILPRILFFCILTAALTFIYLQGLPIYLEKLGDLTTNVIYNLILGLLIVFRTNTSYERFWEGRKAWGGIVVNIRNLAQEILIGITTSTEKEIQGKKQALNLLLAFAIATKLHLRGDQVNDRLEALVEPEQVTQLKDSKNRPLDIQFWLRTYLHQQLKLKNFGDAQLNMTTGMLNNLTDSVSGCERILTTPIPITYRVYLKRLILIYCFGLPFRLVPEMTWWAIPIVAVVSFLLLGVEEVARELENPFGFDVNDLPLDDLCDVIEGNLERVSSLHDQTKELASVS; encoded by the coding sequence ATGATTACCTCTGACAAACTGGATAAACCCGATTGGCTCAGTACTATCTTTCAGGTCAAGGGGGCTGTCTTGTCTATGATTTTGCCGCGCATCCTTTTTTTCTGTATTTTGACTGCGGCATTGACATTTATCTACCTCCAGGGTTTGCCTATCTATCTTGAGAAACTGGGAGATTTGACCACAAATGTTATTTACAATCTGATTCTGGGTTTGCTCATCGTTTTTCGCACGAATACATCCTACGAGCGTTTTTGGGAAGGGCGAAAAGCATGGGGAGGAATCGTTGTGAATATCCGTAATCTTGCCCAGGAAATTTTGATTGGGATTACGACCTCAACAGAAAAAGAAATACAGGGCAAAAAACAGGCTTTAAATCTACTGCTTGCTTTTGCGATCGCCACCAAGTTGCACCTACGGGGAGACCAAGTAAACGACAGACTAGAAGCATTGGTCGAGCCGGAGCAGGTCACGCAACTGAAAGACTCGAAAAATCGTCCCCTTGATATTCAATTTTGGTTACGCACCTATCTACATCAGCAACTCAAGCTGAAAAATTTTGGGGATGCGCAGCTAAATATGACCACCGGTATGCTGAATAATCTCACGGATAGTGTGAGTGGTTGCGAAAGAATTTTAACCACCCCAATTCCGATTACCTATCGTGTCTATTTAAAGCGCTTGATTTTAATTTATTGTTTTGGTTTACCGTTCCGCCTGGTGCCTGAGATGACCTGGTGGGCGATTCCGATTGTGGCCGTGGTTAGCTTCTTGCTACTGGGCGTTGAAGAAGTCGCCCGGGAGCTAGAAAATCCCTTTGGTTTTGATGTTAATGATCTGCCCTTAGACGATCTTTGTGACGTGATCGAAGGCAATCTTGAACGTGTCTCTAGTCTGCATGACCAGACGAAAGAATTAGCGTCTGTATCGTGA
- a CDS encoding transglutaminase family protein → MRYQITHSTLYTYGHPVELGSHCVKLCPRTDGQQRLRQFHLEVDPLPRQHTRLLDPDGNVADRFWFDPKPVQSLKFVTTAEVEVVCQNPFDYLMAPWAIACPWDYPSSLALRLYPYRQLTTPHPRVVELAQDLLHQVEGNAGLFVSQLTQRIYEDCRYIHRLEGAPQLPGITLSQRTGTCRDFALLWVEACRVAGLAARFVSGYQRGDETTTQHELHAWGEVYMPGGGWRGFDPTLGLAVTDGHIAVAATGDPRRAAPVSGDIQSPLGRPQTSLVCDIRLVDDVLFSQTQSQSQ, encoded by the coding sequence GTGCGCTATCAGATCACCCATTCGACCCTCTACACCTACGGTCATCCCGTAGAACTGGGCAGTCATTGTGTCAAATTATGTCCACGCACCGATGGCCAGCAACGGCTCCGGCAGTTTCACTTAGAGGTTGACCCGCTACCCCGGCAGCACACTCGCCTCCTGGATCCAGATGGCAACGTGGCGGATCGCTTCTGGTTTGACCCCAAACCTGTGCAGTCCCTAAAGTTCGTCACAACGGCAGAGGTGGAAGTCGTCTGTCAGAATCCTTTTGATTATCTGATGGCTCCCTGGGCGATCGCCTGCCCCTGGGACTACCCCAGTTCCCTCGCCCTCAGACTTTATCCCTACCGACAACTCACCACTCCCCATCCCCGCGTCGTGGAGTTAGCCCAGGATCTCTTGCACCAAGTAGAAGGAAATGCCGGCCTCTTTGTGAGCCAACTGACCCAGCGCATCTATGAAGATTGCCGCTATATCCATCGCCTTGAAGGGGCACCCCAACTTCCTGGGATCACCCTCAGCCAGCGGACAGGTACCTGCCGTGATTTTGCCTTGTTATGGGTTGAGGCCTGTCGAGTCGCTGGTCTAGCGGCACGGTTTGTCAGTGGCTACCAACGGGGCGATGAAACCACAACCCAACATGAACTCCATGCCTGGGGAGAAGTGTATATGCCGGGAGGTGGCTGGCGTGGCTTTGATCCCACCTTGGGTTTAGCGGTCACAGACGGTCATATCGCCGTTGCGGCAACGGGAGATCCCCGACGGGCGGCCCCTGTATCGGGAGATATCCAGAGTCCCTTGGGGAGACCCCAGACGAGCTTGGTTTGCGATATTCGTCTGGTTGATGATGTGCTTTTTTCCCAAACACAATCACAATCGCAATAA
- a CDS encoding mechanosensitive ion channel family protein: protein MSQITETIINSLQAILSIGIQRIPGLLTGIIILFLTRYCSEIFQKITKEVTAKTIKNHSLQILADKGVYVGTWVLGVLFACVVAFPGLSLGDIVATLGVGSIAIGFAFQDIVKNFFAGIILLVEEPFRIGDEIAVSDYQGIIEDISIRTTSIRTYQGEKVLLPNASVFTDAVMVKTAYPNRRTDLGVGVDYNTPLPMAKDLLQQTICDLDGVLAQPAPEIDLVSFGDSSIDFIVRYWTTPKQKEVRRVQTLAIIKIKEVFDAADINIPYPIRTLYYYNQDKYNDYFPNQLPAGDDT from the coding sequence ATGAGCCAAATTACAGAAACCATTATTAACAGTCTACAAGCCATTTTAAGTATCGGTATTCAACGAATCCCTGGCTTGCTAACTGGAATCATTATTCTATTTTTAACAAGGTATTGCTCGGAAATTTTCCAGAAAATAACCAAAGAAGTTACCGCCAAAACCATCAAAAATCATTCACTACAAATTCTGGCTGACAAAGGCGTTTATGTGGGGACATGGGTTTTAGGTGTTTTATTTGCCTGTGTAGTCGCTTTTCCTGGCCTGAGTTTAGGGGATATTGTTGCCACTTTAGGGGTGGGTTCAATCGCCATTGGTTTTGCGTTTCAGGATATCGTCAAAAACTTTTTTGCGGGGATTATCCTACTGGTTGAGGAGCCTTTTCGCATCGGTGATGAAATTGCAGTCAGTGATTACCAAGGTATTATTGAAGATATCAGCATCCGCACAACGAGCATTCGCACCTATCAGGGGGAAAAAGTCTTGTTACCAAATGCCAGCGTGTTTACTGATGCGGTAATGGTGAAAACAGCTTATCCTAATCGGCGCACTGATCTCGGTGTGGGGGTAGATTACAATACGCCCCTGCCAATGGCCAAGGATTTATTACAGCAAACGATTTGTGATTTGGATGGCGTTTTAGCACAGCCTGCCCCCGAAATTGATCTCGTCAGTTTTGGCGATAGTTCCATTGACTTTATTGTCCGCTATTGGACAACGCCTAAACAAAAAGAAGTTCGTCGCGTCCAAACCCTGGCAATTATTAAGATCAAAGAAGTATTCGACGCAGCTGATATTAATATCCCCTATCCTATTCGCACTTTATATTATTACAATCAGGATAAATACAATGATTATTTTCCCAACCAATTACCTGCAGGAGATGATACTTAG